The Rickettsia endosymbiont of Gonocerus acuteangulatus nucleotide sequence TCCACAGGTAAAGAAACAATTATGGGGTGGAGAATTTTGGACTGATGGATATTTTACGAGTACGGTAGGTAAGCATGGAAATGAGAATATGATAGGAAAATACGTAAAAAACCAAGGCAAGGAATATCAGAAACTGCATGAGGATCATCAGCTAGCTTTCTTCTAAAATACCCCGCTGCTTGCGGCGGGGATTACTTTTATTTGATCTGATATTGGAATCTTCATGTCTCTTTGTATAAGTTATAGTTGCCGGAAAAGCACATTCAGCTAATATTGGTTTGTAAGTGATATTAATAAAAACACTATTATGTTCAAATAATAGATTACTTGCCGGAATCTGTACTACTGCTAAAGGTACTAATTTATATTCTAAAATGTTACTCAAATTGAGACAAAACTTACGCTATGTTATAGCAAATATGCTAAAAACTCTTATTACACAGCAATGTTTTATAGTGAAGCACTTCATAATATCCCTTAATTCATGGGCATTATATCAAACATAGCGTAAGTTTTGGAGATTTATATTTAGAGAAAAGTCGTAATGTATAGTATTAATGTCTTTTATCAAAAGTGATAAATTATTATTATAATACGTTATATATTCTGGGGTGGTGGTCCGAGACAATGTGCATGTTGTAGTGTTATTGACAACAAAATGAGTACTATGTTGAGTGTGGGTAAATGAAGCAAAAGTATTATAAGTACTCACGTTATTGATTATTTTACTGGTAATAGTTACGATGCTTATATCAACATTGAGTATCCTATTACTATAACTTAATGTAATATTACATAATATTATACTAACATTATTATTAGTACGAGATGCATAATACTTATTTGCTTTATAAGTGTGATGTGCACTACCGTATTGTGTTTGCCTATGCATAGTGGTAGAGCGTATTTGAAGTTCAATATTACCTTTATTACTACCACCTGATATGACTAAATGTATTGATTGATATCCATTATTCTTCGGATATCTAATATAATCAACAAACTGTGATGTTATGGTATTATAATGTAGATGAATTAATTTAGAAAAATCGTAGGCTCTGTCCAAATAAGTGTGGGAATTTCTCAAAGGTTATATAAAAATATAATATAACAAAAGGAGAAATTATATGCACCAAAAACAAAATGAAGCAATGAATCAAGCGATAGATTTATTAATAAATAATGATACAGATATATCAACATTACTTAAAGAGGATGGTTTATTAAAGCAATTAACCAAACGGCTTGTAGAGAAGGCATTGCATTCAGAGATGAATAATCACTTAGGATATGATAAATATTGTCATACTGATAGTGATAATGTTCGTAATGGTAAGAATGTAAAGAATCTAGTAACAAATAATGGAGTTATAGAGATTGAGGTTCCAAGGGATAGAAGTAGTACATTTGAACCTGCATTAATTCCAAAGCGTCAAAGACGTATTGAAGGATTTGATGATAAAATAATATCGTTATACGCTAAAGGAATGAGCTTATCTGATATTAAGATTCAAATGCAAGAATTGTATGGAGCTGACGTTAGCGAAAGTTTGATAAGTCAAATTACTGATGATGTAATTGAGGATGTCAAGATATGGCAAAGCCGACCATTGGATCGAGTATATGCTATAGTATTTTTTGACTGTTTAGTAGTAAAAGTACGTCAAGATAAACGAATTATCAATAAGTCTGTATATGTAGCATTAGGTATTGATTTATCTGGCAGGAAGGATATTTTAGGATTGTGGATCAGTGAAAATGAAGGAGCAAAATTTTGGCTTGGTAATTTTACTGAGATGAAGAACAGAGG carries:
- a CDS encoding IS256 family transposase, which codes for MHQKQNEAMNQAIDLLINNDTDISTLLKEDGLLKQLTKRLVEKALHSEMNNHLGYDKYCHTDSDNVRNGKNVKNLVTNNGVIEIEVPRDRSSTFEPALIPKRQRRIEGFDDKIISLYAKGMSLSDIKIQMQELYGADVSESLISQITDDVIEDVKIWQSRPLDRVYAIVFFDCLVVKVRQDKRIINKSVYVALGIDLSGRKDILGLWISENEGAKFWLGNFTEMKNRGMQDMLIACSDNLTGMSEAIEAVFPKTEHQLCIVHQIRNSLKYVSYKDRKELAADLKPIYTASTEEEAHLALESFEAKWSKQYPQIAKSWYVHWENLMVFLGYPEAIRKVIYTTNSVESVNSQLRKVTKNKRVFPNDNAVFKTLYLAIDYMTKKWAMPIPNWNAAMAHFLIKFEGRI